From Gadus morhua unplaced genomic scaffold, gadMor3.0, whole genome shotgun sequence, one genomic window encodes:
- the nrip2 gene encoding nuclear receptor-interacting protein 2 codes for LANSDTICQVTLFSLLIRHILWSFIVYNLQRTPHYNKKGKGPNAVVWCFYCAASKLSCVESASLLCVFWQQPHSIVQRRLMEGNVPRLRREAHDASALTRSPLADHKDGGGGGGGGVGGGDGGEEQRSESTADDSAEERESPEESERSLRTDEEEEEEEEEETEEEDGEAAAKRAPDPAKTGEGTASPPPPLAALVVQCKCCEGDVRASIDTGCQHNHISSFCCRRLGLVPEQGSAGPTVRGLRLQLGTQRVHCSAYVKDDEVSELCLGLQTLLELKCCVDLSGRVLRLQGSGEELPFQVPVAISQCRHDTNKNL; via the exons TTGGCCAACTCAGACACCATTTGTCAAGTGACTTTGTTCTCACTACTTATTCGACATATTTTGTGGAGTTTTATTGTCTACAACCTTCAACGAACTCCACACTACAACAAAAAGGGGAAAGGACCAAACGCTGTAGTTTGGTGCTTCTATTGTGCGGCGAGCAAACTGAGTTGTGTTGAGTCCGcctctctgctgtgtgtgttctggcaGCAGCCCCACAGCATCGTCCAGAGGCGGCTGATGGAGGGGAACGTCCCGCGGCTGCGGCGGGAGGCGCACGACGCCAGCGCCCTGACCCGCTCGCCGCTCGCCGACCACaaggacggcggcggcggcggcggcggcggagtcGGGGGGGGCGACGGCGGCGAGGAGCAGCGGAGCGAGAGCACGGCCGACGACTCCGCGGAGGAGCGGGAGTCCCCCGAGGAGAGCGAGCGCAGCCTGAGGaccgacgaagaggaggaggaggaggaggaggaggagacggaggaggaggacggcgaGGCCGCCGCCAAGCGGGCGCCGGACCCCGCCAAGACGGGGGAGGGGACGGCGAGCCCACCGCCGCCACTCGCCGCCCTGGTCGTGCAGTGCAAG TGCTGCGAGGGCGACGTCAGAGCCTCCATCGACACCGGTTGCCAACACAACCACATCTCCAGCTTCTGCTGCCGGAGACTGGG CTTGGTTCCTGAACAGGGCAGTGCCGGCCCCACAGTGAGGGGGCTTCGACTGCAGCTGGGGACACAGAGGGTCCACTGCTCTGCGTACGTCAAAG ATGATGAGGTGTCTGAGCTGTGCCTGGGTCTTCAGACGCTGCTGGAACTCAAA TGCTGCGTGGACCTGAGTGGGCGGGTCCTCCGGCTGCAGGGGTCCGGTGAAGAGCTGCCCTTCCAGGTGCCAGTGGCCATTAGCCAGTGCCGTCATGACACCAACAAGAACCTGTGA